A single Flavobacterium sp. 1 DNA region contains:
- the mazG gene encoding nucleoside triphosphate pyrophosphohydrolase, producing MNPKQNQLQAFERLLNIMDDLREKCPWDKKQTIQTLRHLTIEETYELGDAILDNDLNEVKKELGDLLLHIVFYAKIGSETNDFDMADVCNDICEKLIHRHPHIYGDVVVKDEEEVKQNWEKLKLKEGKKSVLEGVPRSLPALVKASRILDKVKGVGFDWEEPHQVWDKVQEELQELQVEVAIGDQDKMESEFGDVLFSMINYARFLNINPEDALERTNKKFIKRFQYLESKADQLGKPLMDMTLAEMDVFWNEAKKL from the coding sequence ATGAATCCAAAACAAAATCAACTCCAAGCCTTCGAACGATTATTGAATATCATGGATGATTTGCGCGAAAAATGCCCTTGGGATAAAAAGCAAACGATACAAACGCTACGTCATCTTACTATTGAAGAAACCTACGAATTGGGAGACGCAATATTAGACAATGATTTAAACGAAGTAAAAAAGGAATTAGGGGATTTACTGCTGCATATCGTTTTTTATGCCAAAATAGGCAGTGAAACGAATGATTTTGATATGGCAGACGTGTGTAATGACATTTGCGAAAAACTCATTCACAGACATCCTCATATTTATGGAGATGTTGTTGTTAAAGACGAAGAAGAAGTAAAACAGAATTGGGAAAAATTAAAACTAAAAGAAGGAAAAAAATCTGTTTTAGAAGGAGTTCCTCGAAGTTTGCCGGCACTTGTTAAAGCCAGCAGAATACTGGATAAAGTAAAAGGAGTTGGATTTGATTGGGAAGAGCCACATCAAGTTTGGGATAAAGTGCAGGAGGAATTGCAGGAACTGCAAGTTGAAGTTGCAATTGGTGATCAAGATAAAATGGAATCCGAATTTGGAGATGTTTTATTCTCAATGATTAATTACGCCCGATTTTTGAACATTAATCCCGAAGATGCATTAGAACGAACTAATAAAAAATTTATTAAGCGTTTTCAATATCTGGAAAGCAAAGCTGATCAGCTAGGAAAACCCTTGATGGATATGACTCTTGCCGAGATGGATGTTTTCTGGAATGAAGCGAAGAAGCTTTAG
- a CDS encoding Crp/Fnr family transcriptional regulator, which produces MSKCEQCIVREFSSLKALNKDELIRISECKTSKTIKKGESIFEEGENVNGIFCIKDGVCKLTKLSPNGKDHIVKLVTKGELLGQRSMISDEPANLSAIALEDMQVCFIPKNEILGFFDKNNQFSMNVMKTICGDLRLADDHMVNMAQKSVKERLAETLIYLHETFGTNNDKTLKIQLSREELASMIGTATESCIRLLSDFNKLGLIELVGKKIVLKDINKLKKIAD; this is translated from the coding sequence ATGAGCAAATGTGAACAATGTATCGTTAGAGAATTTAGTTCTTTAAAAGCGCTAAATAAAGATGAACTTATAAGAATTTCTGAATGCAAAACCTCTAAAACTATCAAAAAGGGCGAAAGTATTTTTGAGGAAGGAGAAAATGTGAATGGCATATTTTGCATCAAAGACGGTGTCTGCAAATTGACTAAACTGAGTCCAAACGGCAAAGACCATATTGTAAAATTGGTTACCAAAGGAGAATTATTGGGTCAACGCTCGATGATAAGCGACGAACCGGCCAACTTAAGCGCCATTGCACTAGAAGATATGCAGGTTTGTTTTATACCAAAAAATGAAATACTCGGATTTTTCGACAAAAACAATCAGTTTTCTATGAATGTCATGAAAACGATCTGCGGTGATTTAAGATTAGCAGATGACCACATGGTTAACATGGCACAAAAATCAGTAAAAGAACGATTAGCTGAAACCTTGATTTATCTGCATGAAACTTTCGGCACAAATAACGACAAAACTTTAAAAATTCAATTATCAAGAGAAGAATTGGCCAGTATGATTGGAACCGCAACCGAAAGCTGTATCCGATTATTATCTGATTTTAATAAATTGGGACTGATTGAATTGGTGGGTAAAAAAATAGTTCTAAAAGATATCAATAAGCTGAAAAAAATTGCAGATTAA
- a CDS encoding heavy metal translocating P-type ATPase metal-binding domain-containing protein, translating to MKKNNCFHCGLDIIKEEEILFDEKEFCCNGCKTVYEIFSLNDLTCYYDFEKSPGATPQDINGKYDFLDNESIVSKLLEFQEDSTAIISLSIPHIHCSSCIWILENLQRLQKGINTSQVNFPEKRVRINYNPEAVSLKSIIYLLSSIGYEPYISLENYETGKNNVDRSLTYKLGVAFFCFGNIMLLSFPEYFEVKEFWLDNYRPFFRGLIFALSLPSFLYSASGYYVSAIKSIKSKMLNIDIPIALGIVVMFVRSTFDIVMDYGSGFFDSLTGLIFFMLLGKMFQIKTYSFLSFERDFKSYFPIAITKINTDSTEESIPVYEIEKGDRLLIRNQELIPVDGILISDKAEIDYSFVTGEAVPITKKSGDKVFAGGKQIGKVIEMEVLHSVSQSYLTQLWSNDVFQKKVEQKHKTITDSISRYFTPILLLIAFAGFGYWIFFDANTAFNVFTAVLIVACPCALALTAPFTMGNMLRIFGSKHFYLKNALVIEQLAKVDTIVFDKTGTITTNAKTNISYEGEILEENNLAILKSVLRASNHPLSRMLYDFLPETKRLKLDAFEEITGKGIKAEIDGVSIELGSAEFVDAKAKDEVQQTAVHIKIDSVYFGKYVFNNQYREGLSDLFTKLSSQYQLKVLSGDNEGERSQLESILPNGTEMIFNQKPEQKLEFIKALQEQGKNVMMVGDGLNDAGALAQSNVGISISENVNVFSPACDAILDAKEFKKLHYFLKLSQKSILTIKMSFTLSLLYNVVGLSFAITGNLLPLVAAIIMPLSTITIVSFVTLMSNYYSRKIN from the coding sequence ATGAAGAAAAATAACTGTTTTCATTGTGGTTTAGATATAATAAAAGAAGAAGAAATACTCTTTGACGAAAAAGAATTTTGCTGCAACGGATGCAAAACTGTTTATGAAATCTTCAGCCTGAATGATTTAACCTGTTATTATGATTTTGAAAAATCACCAGGTGCAACTCCACAAGATATTAATGGAAAATATGATTTTTTAGACAATGAAAGTATTGTTTCAAAGCTGTTGGAATTTCAAGAAGATTCAACCGCTATTATTTCACTTAGCATTCCTCATATTCATTGTAGTTCGTGTATTTGGATTTTGGAAAATTTACAGCGTCTTCAAAAAGGGATCAACACGTCTCAGGTTAATTTTCCCGAAAAGAGAGTCCGAATCAATTACAATCCCGAGGCCGTTTCTCTAAAAAGCATCATCTATTTATTGAGTTCCATAGGTTATGAACCCTACATTAGTTTGGAAAATTATGAAACTGGAAAAAATAATGTTGACCGAAGCTTAACCTACAAACTGGGTGTTGCATTCTTTTGTTTTGGAAATATCATGTTGCTTTCCTTTCCAGAGTATTTTGAAGTGAAGGAGTTTTGGCTGGACAATTACCGCCCTTTTTTCAGAGGATTGATTTTTGCATTGTCTTTGCCTTCTTTTTTATATTCGGCAAGCGGGTATTATGTTTCGGCGATTAAAAGTATAAAATCCAAAATGCTCAACATTGATATTCCTATTGCATTGGGAATTGTTGTGATGTTTGTAAGAAGCACGTTTGACATTGTGATGGATTACGGTTCTGGTTTTTTTGACAGTTTAACGGGACTGATTTTCTTTATGTTATTGGGTAAAATGTTCCAAATCAAAACCTACAGTTTTCTTAGTTTCGAAAGAGATTTTAAATCCTATTTTCCAATAGCCATTACCAAAATAAATACAGACTCTACTGAGGAAAGTATTCCGGTTTATGAAATTGAAAAAGGTGACCGATTATTGATTCGTAACCAAGAGCTGATTCCTGTGGACGGAATTTTAATATCCGATAAGGCCGAAATTGATTATAGTTTCGTTACCGGGGAAGCCGTTCCGATTACTAAAAAATCTGGGGATAAAGTTTTTGCAGGAGGAAAGCAAATAGGGAAAGTTATTGAAATGGAGGTTTTGCATTCGGTTTCCCAAAGTTATTTAACCCAATTATGGAGTAATGATGTGTTTCAGAAAAAAGTGGAGCAAAAACACAAAACCATTACCGACAGCATCAGCCGTTATTTTACGCCAATTCTTTTGTTGATAGCATTTGCCGGATTTGGATATTGGATATTTTTTGATGCCAATACAGCTTTCAATGTTTTTACAGCGGTATTAATAGTTGCCTGTCCCTGTGCATTAGCATTGACTGCTCCTTTCACGATGGGGAATATGTTGCGGATTTTTGGCAGCAAACATTTTTATCTCAAAAATGCTTTGGTGATTGAGCAATTAGCCAAAGTTGACACCATTGTTTTTGATAAAACAGGGACTATAACTACAAATGCAAAAACGAATATTTCCTATGAAGGAGAAATCCTTGAAGAGAATAATTTGGCGATATTAAAAAGTGTGCTTCGTGCCTCTAATCATCCGTTGAGCAGGATGCTGTATGATTTTTTGCCAGAAACAAAAAGATTAAAGTTAGATGCTTTCGAAGAAATTACAGGAAAAGGAATCAAGGCAGAAATTGACGGCGTTTCTATAGAATTAGGTTCTGCGGAATTTGTCGATGCAAAAGCTAAAGATGAGGTTCAGCAAACGGCAGTACATATAAAAATCGACAGCGTATATTTTGGAAAGTATGTTTTTAATAATCAATACCGAGAAGGCTTATCCGATTTGTTTACAAAGCTTAGCTCTCAATATCAACTGAAAGTTTTATCGGGTGACAATGAAGGGGAACGAAGCCAGCTGGAATCAATTCTGCCCAACGGAACTGAAATGATTTTTAATCAAAAACCGGAACAAAAACTTGAGTTTATAAAAGCTTTGCAGGAACAAGGCAAAAACGTGATGATGGTAGGCGATGGGCTTAATGATGCCGGAGCTTTGGCACAAAGCAACGTTGGTATTTCCATATCCGAAAACGTAAATGTTTTTTCTCCCGCCTGCGATGCTATTTTGGATGCAAAGGAATTTAAAAAACTGCATTATTTTTTAAAATTATCCCAAAAATCTATTTTGACCATCAAAATGAGCTTCACTTTATCACTTTTATATAATGTAGTAGGATTATCGTTTGCCATTACCGGGAATCTCTTGCCACTGGTTGCTGCTATTATTATGCCTCTGAGTACCATTACGATAGTGAGTTTTGTAACGTTGATGAGTAATTATTATTCTCGAAAAATAAATTAG
- the ccoS gene encoding cbb3-type cytochrome oxidase assembly protein CcoS has protein sequence MSVIYLLIAISIFVAIGFFIAFVFAVKSGQYDDDYTPSVRMLFDDELIKSSQKKSEIKS, from the coding sequence ATGAGTGTTATCTATTTATTAATTGCCATAAGTATTTTCGTTGCCATTGGTTTTTTTATTGCTTTTGTTTTTGCGGTAAAATCCGGTCAGTATGATGATGATTATACACCATCAGTCAGAATGCTGTTTGACGATGAATTAATTAAATCTTCACAAAAGAAATCAGAAATTAAGAGTTAA